The following nucleotide sequence is from Alteromonas sp. V450.
AGTTGCTTTGGTGCCAATTTTTAGCACCAGCGAACTGCCTTTTACTTTCAAGTCTTTAGCCAGCGTGATCTTATCACCGGCCACTAATGGCGTACCGTTATAGTCTTTTGCAGAGACTTCCTCTTCTACCTCGTTCGGGTTCCATTCGTGTCCACATTCGGGGCATATAAGTAAAGATTGGTCTTCGTATACATAGTCTGATTGACAATGCGGGCAAGGAGGTAGCGACATTTAAAATTCTCTTTAAAGTTATGAGGTTTGCGAATGGATCAGGTAGAAACTGTTGCGGTTAATTGCTTTACTACCAACAAAAAACGGTTCCTACATAACCTTCCGCCCAGCGACGTAGTAGCCTTTAATGTAATTCAACATTGGCTTGTCTTAAGCTTCTGAAGGAGCACGGCGACTAACCCGCATATTTTTACATGAACCAAAGAAAAAAGTAATAACCAAAACATGCCATCTGGTGCACTTGGCTGAGGTGACCCTGTGCCGCTGCAGCAGAAATTGTCTACACGCTTTTTGAACCTATTCTTACTACCACTATTAAGTATATAAGCCAGATTACAAACGATGAAGCCAGTAGCCAATTAGCGTGCCAAACTACGCTAATTTCTCCTGTCCGAAAAACGGAAATTACAAGAGAAGCTGCACCTTGTAAAAGGATTAAAAGCCCTAAGGACTGCAAATATAGCCTAAGCGGATACATGAGCTTTTGACTTGTTATTCTATAGAATTCTTGTTGAATAAATTGCTTCATTATTTAACTTCTTCGATAAGTGGACAGGTGCAACAGTTTAACCATTTCTATTTTGTTAGGTTTTTCTATGTTTCAGTTACACCAGTTTCGTCGCAGTGTTGCCCATTGGTATATGTTTTTATTTTTCAAGGCGTTAAGTTCGCTTAACGTTTATTCGCTAATACTTTTTTTTTTACCTGCCTCCCAATACCAGAGAAGCACTTTTAGGGAAATGTTTTTTGAAATACGTCGCCATCAATATACACACGACTACCGTCGTTATAGGGGTGAGAAGCCAGTATATAGGGTATGCGATAGTACTAAAAAAGTGAGTATAAACAAACCAAAAGAGCAATATCAGTGGGCCGTGAGCAAGAAAAGTAAAGAAGCTGCAGTGACTGTATTTATACAAATATTCATATACCTTTGAGTGTTGTATCAACGATAGTGCAGGCCACACCATAAAAGGCGACACCAATCGAAGTAATTCTCTATTTTCAATTTTATATGTGACTACGAAAAGACAAAGCGCTACAAAGGCGGTAGCTAGCCAAACGGCATATTTGTCTAGTGCCGTTAAATCCCAATTCTTGATGGCGGCCAGCCCGCCTATGTAAAAACTAACCAACATACTGTTTCTGAGCACAATATCGCCATCTAGGTTAAAGAAATATATACCTGATATCAGCGCTAGACCGAGATAGGGGGCGCGGTTCAGCACAAACCCAAACAATGGTGCTAAAAGAGAAACGGCAAATAAGTCTCTGAGAAAGTTTAACGGGTAATTTACCGGCGAGCTGAAAAGGCCAGTTAACGCGTCAATCCAATTTATTGGTTCAATTGGATATAATTGCGCCGAAAAGTTGTGTGAAAGTAAGTTGTGTTTCTGTGACAAATAGATAATAAAAACAAGGGGAAGGTTCCAAAGTAAAAGCGGTATCAATACAGACTTAGCTTTCTTTTGAACAAGATTTAAGGGCGTAAGATAGAGGCGTGAGCGAAAAACTAAATAACCTGAAATGACCGTCAACACGGGCACTGTCGCTCTAAAAATGCCATGTGAAAAAAAGGCTTTCACATACTCAAAAGCAGTTTCTACCTCGCGCAGTGGTTGGTATTCGGGTAAATGTAAGACAATAATGCCTATTACCATGAAATATCTAGTGGCCCAAATACGCTTACTTAACTCACTTTTCAATGGTATCTCCACTTTTCAATTAAATTGAATCCTATCCAGCTGCACCTACAAAGTGAAGGGGCTTCAAGCGAGTGCTCAACGCCAAAAATTGCAAAGCTTGTTTCTTTTTTTGTATCACACTTTTATCGTGTTTTTGCATACTTTCGTTTTATGCCGTATCTATTCTCGGTCGAGAAGAGCAAGCGTGCTTTGATCAAAGCGTATTTGCATTGGCGTGTTTTGTTCATCCCAAGCGCCAATATGAATATGAGGGTTCCTGCTGTAACCATTGTTACCTACTTTAGCGACAGTTGTTCCTTGTCTTACGGTTTCACCTTCTTTAACTGTTACGTCTCTAACGTGCGCTAACAATACCGATGAACCATTTTTGGTTTTAAAGGTTATCGAGCTTGCTCTCCCGGGCGTCATAATGCCCGGCTGATTGGTGATTGGGTTAATGTAGATTTTTGTGACTATACAATCACAGGGGGCAAGCACGTCTTTTTGAAAACCAAACCAATCTTCGTTTTTGAAGCCGCTATTTGTATACGTTCTTTGAAATAGCCTTTTGTCGTCTTCATACCAGCCTCCTATAACACAATCTGTACCTAGGGCGTCGCCAGCATAGTTGAATTGTCCGTCCCAATGCTCTGTACAAGAGAATGTTTCTTTATGAATAGCGTGAATTTTTATCGCCTCGTGTGCCGAAGTGGCAAAAGGAATTATGGTCGCTAACAGTAGTAATTTTATGTAAAACCCCATTCTTCTTGTCCTTAAGTGTCTTTCTCTCATAATGCAAAGTAATTGGCGCCGTGAGATATCAGCAATCACAAATGTGCAAAATAGCCATAGCGTTCTATCTAGACTAAATCTCAAGCAGTAAAGCCCTTGATATTTCAGTTTTCGCTTTATGTCTGCGTAATTAACCTAAGCTCCAAAAGTGAACAAATCAAATAGCTAACAAGGCCAAAAGCATTGCAATTAAAAAGCTAAACTAGCCCAGTAGTTTGGTTAAAAAATACGTGCCCTGTTCACTTAAAAGCCAAATAAACACAGCAATATTGATACAAACCGTCACCCAATATGTTGTCTTAAATGCTTCCTTGCTTGATTTATGCTTCAACGTATTTTGTGCATAAAAAGCGCCGGGCCAACCGCCTACCAAGCTTATCAAATGTAAATGGCTTTCGGGTGTCCGCCAGCTGCCATTCTGCGCAGATGACTTATCAATGGCATAAAAAATATAGGCAACAACGCTTGCTGCAATATAAACAAAAATAACCTCTACGGGGATTTGTTTTAGTAGCGTTGTTGTAATCAAAACCAGCCAAAAAGACGCTGAAATTACAGAGCCTAACTTACGCGACCGCCGAGGAGTAGTGGATCTCAACCTGCGCTCGCGCGCGAATCTTATGTTTAACGCTTTAAACTTACCTTTAGCATCTTTGACTTGTTCATAGACAATGATGTCGCCCTCGACAGGCCTTCTAGAGGGCTTATGAAACGACTTAATATGAACAAATGATCGATTTCCACCTCCATTGGGCTCTACAAATCCGAATCCTTTATCGTCGTTCCAATTTTTTATTCTTCCTTGAAACCGCAATTAACTAATCCTTCTTAAATAGATGCTGCTTAAATTGGCTGTAACACTCACTTACCGTCTGATCGTTTGTCTGCCTATAAAATTGGGCTGCAAATTTTAAGAATTACAGCTTGAACGGCGTTAAACGGGCTTATTCAGTAAAAAAAGTACCAACGCTTTATACTCTTGCATTGTCTTAATGTTCTTCGTTTCCGGCTTGTATTTTCCGTTTATTATTAAAGTAGGTACGCCCGTAAACCCTTGACTTCTTATTTCCTTCGTATTTTTTTGCATCATTTTAGCTTTTGCATTAACAGAGAAGCTCGAAAATATTTTATCGAATTTTTCGGCGTTCACATTGTTAACTAAAAACAAATTTTTAATGTCTTTTTCGTTGCTAAAATCTGCTTTATTTACGTGGATATATTTGAAAATTGCGGGAACAAGTTGTTCTTCAACCTTCAGGTACTCAGCAGTTATTAGCGCTTTGGTTAATAAATTTTCAATATCAGGCTTTCTACCAGGCATACCGTCCACGTGATTTTTCTTAAATACGGCATCGTCGGGAAGAGCGGCTTTAAGCTCATTCATAAAGCCTTCTTGTCTGTAACAAGCAGGACAATAGAACGAGAAAAACTCTGTTATTTCTTTTGATGTGCTAGGCTCTCCCTCTATTTTTACGTAGTGATCTCCCTCAGAAAATTGTTGGGCGTCAACCGTAAAACAAAAAAGCAATGACACAATAACCATTATTAACTTTTGATGCATAGTACTTCCTTTTTTTAGTCCATTTTGTGCTATTAGTGCTGGAGCGAGCGGATTGAAATCGCAATGAGTTGCGCAGTACATTCGCGAAGCCCCTCGAAACCACAGGTGGTAAATAGTTGTTTTTTGGTCGTTACCCTGCCAAGTAAAGTGAGAACACAAACAACCACAAGACTTGAAAACCGTAGCTAAGCCTCTGGTGTATACCAAGGTTCGACTTGTTTTTAAACGCATTTGCCAACGTGTATGAAAAAACAATGCAGCCTGAAATACACGCGACCGAAAAGGCACGTAACCATATAGGATACGCGTCTTCGAACGCGGCGATTGCTGGCGCAATTAACAAAGACAGCAACATAACTACACCAGCCAACGAGTGAATCTTACAACTATTTGATGGGGTTTGTGTGAACGGATCGCTGTCCATTGGATAAGCGCCGGCAACCCAGGTGCCCAGACCGTGAGCGACAATCATAATTCCTATAAATAACTCGCCCATAGAAAGTGAGTTTATCAATACATTAATGCCAAAGGCGCAGAATAGCGCACCCAATGGATAGTTGTTAATTAATGGGGAGAGTCTTTGAGTGGGGCTGTTAAAGGCGCCTAACTCGCTACAGAATTGCGTTTTGTGGCAATAGTTGGGATAAAAAAGCGAAGCAATATAAATACCGATAACTATCCATACCGATGCAATTGCGCCTGTGTAGGCAAAAAAGGGTTCCAACTGGCATTCCTCCGTGTCAATTAAATCACAACGCTTAAAAACAATTCATGGGCAGCTTAATATCAGGCCTCCCAGCTTTTTACACCAACATAAGCAGCAAAACTATGCCAGTAGCTGCAGCTATACCAGCAAAAAACACATGATCCTTGGCGTTTCTATGTAACGGTGTAGTAGGGTATCTGCCGAAAGTTATGATTTTTAGCGAGATATAACCTAAACCGTAAACAACTCCTTCAATAATAATCTGCTGAACAACAAAGCGGATAAAACTGACGGTAAACCTAAATATTGGTTCTATTAATTCTTCCATTTTTGCTTCTACATCTCAGAAATACACGCCCATACGCAATAATTAACAAACTCACGGTAGAATGAAGCGATGTTATCGTTTGATTACGGCTTTAATTAACTTGCTCAGTGCTTAACATTTTACTCACTTCACAGACATGCCGTACGCGTCTGCGACTATTTTTTTATATTCATCCAATGGAGGAAGGCCAACTTCAGCCCGTCTTTTGTCAACATGCTCTTCGTCAAAAATAGGGTCAAAAACCAGCTCGCCATCTAAAATGTTTAACTGGGTACCATATAGCTGTAGTTTGTTTTGATGAACAAGGACCCTATCTTGTAACAGAGCGAATTCTTGCCCTGACACACCTTCCCCATTCAAAAACGATCGTTTTAAGTGAGGAAGCATAGCTTCCTGAAATTTTAAATCTGATGAATGTTGCACAATTAAAAATGCCGCTGATACGCCGCTTCTACCCACTAAATTCTCATTAACCCATGCGTGTTGCTCAATGATTTCTTTGAGCCTTTTTGTATTTTTCGCATCAATGAGACGCAATTTTTCGAGTAACTCAGGGGGTGGGGCGTTCCACCCTATCTTCGCTATGTCATTTCTTATGCTTTGGTCTGACTGCGCCATCGACACAAGTTCATGCTGCAGCTGGATATTTGACGCAGCTAAGCTATTGAATGAAAAAAGTACAAGGAATAAGAGAGTACGCATTTATACAGTATTTTTTGTTATGCAATATTTTACTCTGAAAATATTGTCCTATTGCTATAAAAAATGGCCCGTAAAATCAAAGGGCCTCATAAAGGCCCTAAAATGGCCACTGGTGGAGCCGTCGCGCATGAGTTACTCAGGCGTAGATGTGTATTTATGTTCACAAGACACGACGGCAGCGCACAACCCACTAAAAGCCAGAACAAAAATAGAAGTGAATATACCCCATAAGGCGAAAAGCAACGATGGCAATGTGGTTCCCGGCGCTGACATGGTCCCGTTGATACCACCGAAGTTCATCGTTCTGGGTTGGTCTAATATAACGCCGAATGCACCGACAACTATTGAGAATATTATTAATACAAGGCCTAAAAAGCCTAAACATCGCGCTGCAAATAGTAAGAGTTTCAGGTTTGTAGTCTGCAATTTTGAGTAAGGATAAAGCTTCATAAGTCTCCTTTTGAGCTGTGCGTATAGCAAAGTAATCGTTCGTTATACTGGTTTTAAACAGCGTTCAGTACCAACAAGCTATGTTATAAACGGTGTAAAAAATAACGGGAGTGTGTTTATTCGTTTTACGCTAAAGCACCGTTTAACAGCATACCCGGCATGAAAAAATAAAAGGCCCAGAAGCCTGAACTAGTGAATAACAACGCAACTGCACAGAACGACGCTTGTAAGAAAAACACGGAAGGTTTAGCGCAAGCGCTATGTTTTAAAGCAATACATGAAGTGCTTAAACAGGCTTTCACATTTTGATATTTGCTAGACACCCAACTAAGAAATGGCGCTATGCTGGCAAATACCAAAGCAAAAGCGACGTCTATACCACCTAGTTGAACGAGGAAGGCAATCTCTGGCAAAAGCGCTGCCGCAACAACCAGGGAAACCCCTATAACGGCGCGTTGTAAATTGGTGAGTTCATTCCATGATTTCATAATATTCCTTCTATAACGCACTACTCGAAAAACAAGCAGCAATCTCTTGGTACATTATCAAGCAGAGCACAAAAAGCCTATACATTTTTTAGTGAATTACGTGAACAGTTTTATTGGCTTTTCACAGCACTATGTCCAAATTCGGCCATGTTTTTAACCAGCCTTTAGATGTTACTCGTTGTAAAAAAACGTCTTGTGAACGTTGGGGATTAAATGTAATACAGCCTTTTAACAACGAGTCAAAGCCAAAAGCAGCGACGCACTCATACTTATTCGATTGTAATTGACGAATGGCAACTGCCGTTTCCTTTTCTGGCCAGTAGCGCATTGCATCTATTGTGCTCTGATAGGGTTTATCACCGTTACGCTCATGCATCTTCGCTTGATTACGAACCTGCCAATTGAGGGTGGGCATGCGGGCTTTAAGTAGTGATTCGTATTCTAAAAAGGCTTGAGAGCTAGACTCTGTGGGGTCGAAATAAATGACATCTACGTCATTTAACACAGTGGGGGTTTTATAACTGTGTATTGCGTCCCAAACTACGTTTCGAACAAAACCGGCAGCAATATAGCACTGCGGCAAGTTGAGTTTATATACTTGAGAAAGCGCTTCTACTCTAATTGGATCTTGCTTTATAAGGTTTACAATTTTGTTCATTTTAGACCCGTGGCATAACGCTTTATTGTGGACAGTAGCGCGTTGCTACAATCGAAAGGCGAACCAAGCCAGCTTTATCAATCGTTTACTGCAACTTGTCTATTTTAGTTGCTGTTAATGCGAACGTGACAATTCTGCTGTTATCTCACTGCTCTTAGCCACGTCAAACGCTGTTTTTCCTTGGTTGTTTTTGAGTGATACATCTGCACCATTGGCAAGCAAATAACGCAAATTTTCAAGCTTGCCTAAGTAGGCTGCGTCGATTAGTGGTGTATCTCCGTTATTATTAGCTATATTCACATCGGCTCCATTTGAAACCAGTAGTTTAACTAATTCAAAGTTGTTTGTGCTCCATCCCGCAATAATCAGCGCTGTATCTCCTGCCATGGTTTGAATATCAAGGTTGGCGCCTTGGTCTATGAGTAATTTAGCCCCGTTCAGTAAATAAGCCTCTTTTCTGAAATTAGAAATAAACAAGGGGAGAACAATGCTATTTGAGTCATGGATTTTTTTACTGTTTGTTGCTAAATCCAGCAGCATCTGAAAATATTCTTTCCTTTTCATTGCTAGCGCAAACGCAAATAGTGAATCGTTATTGATGCGAACATCTTCGAAATTTGCACCATATTTAATCAGGGATCTTGCCAACTCAACGCGGTTTAACATCACAGATTGATAGAAAGCTTCGGTAATAATCTCTTTTTTGTGCAGTACCGACTCGGTTACTGCATTGTTCAATGCTTCGAGATCATTATCTACTATTGCGTTAATAACTGGATGACTAGGGGGTACAGCCGGCTTAGCATTATTTATAACGCTTTGTAACCAAGAGTAAATTGAAGAGACTCTTGTGTAATATTCTCCTACACCATAGTGACCTTCAGCAAAGCCGTGTCCGTCTTGATAAGAACTTATTCCAATAACTACCGGTTTGTTATTAACAATTAGAAATGCTGGGCCACCACTATCTCCTCGTGAACTTATCCCTTCGTACTTGGTCGCTTCCCCAGGGCTATTAAAGATAAATTCAAGCACATTTTCATTCGCGCTAGCTACGGTATTTGTTGCGCCTCGCTGCTTAGCATCATCGCGAATTAAGCCATCCCGACCGTTGCCAAAAGTGCCTCTACCTACAAAAATAACTTGCTGTCCTACTTCGTTTCTTTTCCGGTTTAGGATAGCTGGTTTACCGTGTGCTATTGGGTCTTTAAGTTGCACCAGTGCTGCATCGAAAACTTCATCATTTATCCGGTTAAATCTAGGGTGAATAAAGATATTTTCTACTCGATAAATATAGTCGTCATGTCGAGCCGAAAAAACCTCCTCTTCTTTTCCTTCTACGCAATGTGCCGCTGTTAACAACCAACTCTTATCAATCAATGTTGCGGCGCAACCTGCTATGTAAGCTACAGAGCCAGAATATTCATCGCCAAGTGCTACATACTTTTTATCCTCTACATCATGCCTTATCACTATTCCATTAGCGGTTGAGGTTGTTATGAGCGCGGCTAACAAAATGATTGTATTGCGTATCAAAATCAGTATCCCTATTTCCTGAAGGTTGAACGTATATAAGACTGTAATGGAAAGCTATTCAGCGCTGGCATGTGAACTTAATTTCAAGTTAAAACCCAAGGTCACATGGTTGCGCATCTCAAAAAACGAGCTGATGTTTGCTACAAGTTACTTTTTGCTTTACTTATTGCA
It contains:
- a CDS encoding zinc ribbon domain-containing protein YjdM; translated protein: MSLPPCPHCQSDYVYEDQSLLICPECGHEWNPNEVEEEVSAKDYNGTPLVAGDKITLAKDLKVKGSSLVLKIGTKATIRHVKDAKDHQLDCKVDGAGEMMLTAKFVKKA
- a CDS encoding acyltransferase; translation: MKSELSKRIWATRYFMVIGIIVLHLPEYQPLREVETAFEYVKAFFSHGIFRATVPVLTVISGYLVFRSRLYLTPLNLVQKKAKSVLIPLLLWNLPLVFIIYLSQKHNLLSHNFSAQLYPIEPINWIDALTGLFSSPVNYPLNFLRDLFAVSLLAPLFGFVLNRAPYLGLALISGIYFFNLDGDIVLRNSMLVSFYIGGLAAIKNWDLTALDKYAVWLATAFVALCLFVVTYKIENRELLRLVSPFMVWPALSLIQHSKVYEYLYKYSHCSFFTFLAHGPLILLFWFVYTHFFSTIAYPIYWLLTPITTVVVCILMATYFKKHFPKSASLVLGGR
- a CDS encoding M23 family metallopeptidase, translating into MGFYIKLLLLATIIPFATSAHEAIKIHAIHKETFSCTEHWDGQFNYAGDALGTDCVIGGWYEDDKRLFQRTYTNSGFKNEDWFGFQKDVLAPCDCIVTKIYINPITNQPGIMTPGRASSITFKTKNGSSVLLAHVRDVTVKEGETVRQGTTVAKVGNNGYSRNPHIHIGAWDEQNTPMQIRFDQSTLALLDRE
- a CDS encoding DUF1294 domain-containing protein, coding for MRFQGRIKNWNDDKGFGFVEPNGGGNRSFVHIKSFHKPSRRPVEGDIIVYEQVKDAKGKFKALNIRFARERRLRSTTPRRSRKLGSVISASFWLVLITTTLLKQIPVEVIFVYIAASVVAYIFYAIDKSSAQNGSWRTPESHLHLISLVGGWPGAFYAQNTLKHKSSKEAFKTTYWVTVCINIAVFIWLLSEQGTYFLTKLLG
- a CDS encoding thiol:disulfide interchange protein DsbA/DsbL; translation: MHQKLIMVIVSLLFCFTVDAQQFSEGDHYVKIEGEPSTSKEITEFFSFYCPACYRQEGFMNELKAALPDDAVFKKNHVDGMPGRKPDIENLLTKALITAEYLKVEEQLVPAIFKYIHVNKADFSNEKDIKNLFLVNNVNAEKFDKIFSSFSVNAKAKMMQKNTKEIRSQGFTGVPTLIINGKYKPETKNIKTMQEYKALVLFLLNKPV
- a CDS encoding DUF998 domain-containing protein, with the translated sequence MEPFFAYTGAIASVWIVIGIYIASLFYPNYCHKTQFCSELGAFNSPTQRLSPLINNYPLGALFCAFGINVLINSLSMGELFIGIMIVAHGLGTWVAGAYPMDSDPFTQTPSNSCKIHSLAGVVMLLSLLIAPAIAAFEDAYPIWLRAFSVACISGCIVFSYTLANAFKNKSNLGIHQRLSYGFQVLWLFVFSLYLAG
- a CDS encoding DUF6624 domain-containing protein, which produces MRTLLFLVLFSFNSLAASNIQLQHELVSMAQSDQSIRNDIAKIGWNAPPPELLEKLRLIDAKNTKRLKEIIEQHAWVNENLVGRSGVSAAFLIVQHSSDLKFQEAMLPHLKRSFLNGEGVSGQEFALLQDRVLVHQNKLQLYGTQLNILDGELVFDPIFDEEHVDKRRAEVGLPPLDEYKKIVADAYGMSVK
- a CDS encoding nucleotidyltransferase family protein — its product is MNKIVNLIKQDPIRVEALSQVYKLNLPQCYIAAGFVRNVVWDAIHSYKTPTVLNDVDVIYFDPTESSSQAFLEYESLLKARMPTLNWQVRNQAKMHERNGDKPYQSTIDAMRYWPEKETAVAIRQLQSNKYECVAAFGFDSLLKGCITFNPQRSQDVFLQRVTSKGWLKTWPNLDIVL
- a CDS encoding trypsin-like serine protease, with translation MIRNTIILLAALITTSTANGIVIRHDVEDKKYVALGDEYSGSVAYIAGCAATLIDKSWLLTAAHCVEGKEEEVFSARHDDYIYRVENIFIHPRFNRINDEVFDAALVQLKDPIAHGKPAILNRKRNEVGQQVIFVGRGTFGNGRDGLIRDDAKQRGATNTVASANENVLEFIFNSPGEATKYEGISSRGDSGGPAFLIVNNKPVVIGISSYQDGHGFAEGHYGVGEYYTRVSSIYSWLQSVINNAKPAVPPSHPVINAIVDNDLEALNNAVTESVLHKKEIITEAFYQSVMLNRVELARSLIKYGANFEDVRINNDSLFAFALAMKRKEYFQMLLDLATNSKKIHDSNSIVLPLFISNFRKEAYLLNGAKLLIDQGANLDIQTMAGDTALIIAGWSTNNFELVKLLVSNGADVNIANNNGDTPLIDAAYLGKLENLRYLLANGADVSLKNNQGKTAFDVAKSSEITAELSRSH